The following coding sequences are from one Halobacteria archaeon AArc-dxtr1 window:
- a CDS encoding aminopeptidase: MSDLRSPAETAVRQCLKLQPEESCAIVTDDKRQPIGEVLYDVASEITDDAVIVRYPPGETHGGEPPSPVAAAMAGADVVLAPTSKSLTHTRARTDATNAGARVATLPGITEEVFVAGLDANYESIAAHCEEMLAQVGDADEIRVTTDAGTDVTFEIGDREFLSDTGIVHEPGAMSNLPAGEVFVSPESATGTVVVDGTMRPHGLLEDGQPITFEFEDGEVTSISDDEIRETVEGAAEEVGDAAYNVAELGIGTNVAVTELVGSVLLDEKAAGTIHVAIGDDAGIGGTTDAPIHLDGIVREPTVEADGEVVDLPKVERP; this comes from the coding sequence ATGAGCGACCTTCGATCGCCGGCCGAGACGGCCGTGAGACAGTGTCTGAAACTTCAACCCGAAGAATCCTGTGCGATCGTCACTGACGACAAGCGCCAGCCGATCGGTGAGGTGCTGTACGACGTCGCCAGCGAGATCACCGACGACGCGGTGATCGTTCGGTACCCGCCGGGCGAGACCCACGGCGGCGAGCCCCCGTCCCCCGTCGCCGCAGCGATGGCCGGCGCCGACGTCGTCCTCGCACCGACATCGAAGAGTCTCACGCACACTCGAGCGAGAACCGATGCAACCAACGCAGGTGCCCGCGTCGCCACCCTTCCAGGGATCACCGAAGAGGTGTTCGTCGCCGGCTTAGACGCCAACTACGAGTCGATCGCCGCCCACTGCGAGGAGATGCTCGCACAGGTCGGCGACGCCGACGAAATTCGGGTGACAACTGACGCCGGCACCGACGTCACCTTCGAGATCGGCGACCGTGAGTTCCTCTCCGATACCGGCATCGTCCACGAGCCCGGCGCGATGTCGAACCTGCCCGCTGGCGAGGTGTTCGTCAGCCCCGAAAGTGCAACGGGGACGGTCGTCGTCGACGGGACGATGCGACCCCACGGCCTGCTCGAGGACGGCCAGCCGATCACCTTCGAGTTCGAGGACGGAGAGGTCACGTCGATCTCCGACGACGAGATTCGGGAGACGGTCGAGGGCGCAGCCGAGGAAGTCGGCGACGCCGCGTACAACGTCGCCGAGTTGGGCATCGGGACGAACGTCGCCGTCACGGAACTCGTCGGCTCGGTGCTGTTAGACGAGAAGGCCGCCGGCACGATCCACGTCGCGATCGGTGACGACGCCGGTATCGGCGGCACCACGGACGCGCCAATCCACCTGGACGGGATCGTTCGGGAGCCGACGGTTGAGGCGGACGGGGAGGTCGTAGACCTCCCAAAAGTCGAGCGGCCGTAG
- a CDS encoding V-type ATP synthase subunit D has translation MATDVKPTRKNLMAIEDRIELSERGHGTLEKKRDGLIMEFMDILDKAQDVRGELADDYESAQKKINMARAMEGDVAVRGAAAALQEHPEITTESKNIMGVVVPQIESSRVSKSLDQRGYGIMGSSARIDEAAEAYEDLLESIILAAEVETAMKKMLREIETTKRRVNALEFKLLPDLYENKEYIEQKLEEQEREEIFRLKKIKEKKEQEEKAQKEAAAGEEMEQATAGGLPGGD, from the coding sequence ATGGCCACGGACGTCAAACCCACCCGAAAGAACCTGATGGCGATCGAGGATCGCATCGAGCTTTCGGAGCGGGGACACGGGACGTTAGAGAAGAAACGCGACGGCCTCATCATGGAGTTCATGGACATTCTGGACAAGGCCCAGGACGTCCGCGGAGAGCTCGCCGACGACTACGAGTCGGCCCAAAAGAAGATCAACATGGCCCGGGCGATGGAAGGCGACGTCGCGGTCCGAGGCGCCGCTGCGGCGCTTCAAGAACACCCCGAGATCACCACCGAGTCGAAGAATATCATGGGTGTCGTCGTCCCGCAGATCGAGTCCTCGCGCGTCTCGAAGAGCTTAGATCAGCGCGGCTACGGGATCATGGGCTCTTCGGCCCGAATCGACGAGGCCGCAGAAGCCTACGAAGACCTCTTGGAGAGCATCATCCTCGCCGCGGAAGTCGAGACGGCGATGAAGAAGATGCTCCGCGAGATCGAGACGACCAAACGGCGCGTCAACGCGCTCGAGTTCAAGCTCCTCCCCGATCTCTACGAGAACAAAGAGTACATCGAGCAGAAATTAGAAGAGCAAGAGCGCGAGGAGATCTTCCGGCTGAAGAAGATCAAAGAGAAGAAAGAACAAGAGGAGAAAGCGCAGAAGGAAGCAGCAGCCGGCGAGGAGATGGAGCAGGCCACGGCAGGTGGCCTTCCGGGCGGCGACTGA
- a CDS encoding DUF6276 family protein: MACSRCERPTVAFAVPEKYREYAPETTAIATICSQCLAVSAGGENRDVSGDVAAFDPISDAYPTDPDAGVVLSLLLDQCDSLATNRAAIETLLLDLERRGVDPLLTIDRLLADSDVEPAIDLDRRRHQLEQLLY; encoded by the coding sequence ATGGCCTGTTCTCGTTGCGAGCGTCCGACGGTGGCGTTCGCCGTTCCCGAAAAGTACCGCGAGTACGCACCCGAAACGACAGCGATTGCAACGATCTGCTCGCAGTGTCTTGCTGTCTCGGCCGGTGGCGAGAACCGCGACGTCTCCGGCGATGTGGCTGCTTTCGATCCGATCAGTGACGCGTATCCGACCGATCCCGATGCGGGGGTCGTCCTCTCCTTGCTACTTGACCAGTGTGACTCGCTTGCGACCAACCGGGCGGCCATCGAGACGCTACTGCTCGATCTCGAGCGACGAGGGGTCGACCCGCTGTTGACGATCGACCGGCTGCTGGCAGACTCCGACGTCGAGCCGGCGATCGATCTGGACCGGCGTCGTCACCAGCTCGAGCAGCTGCTGTACTAG
- a CDS encoding universal stress protein, which yields MDTIMVAIGPKDADRADAMVSHAISVAGATDASVVLAHVLSESEFEAESEEYHEAIERVGTDIEERDLSPQTLAREKETIASMVDRLEDAGFKVEIRAAVGDRSNEIVKMAEDVAAENLIISGRKRSPTGKAVFGSTSQEILLTAPCPVTYVRAEDD from the coding sequence ATGGATACGATAATGGTCGCGATCGGCCCAAAGGACGCCGATCGAGCGGATGCGATGGTTTCACACGCGATCTCGGTTGCCGGTGCCACGGACGCGTCGGTCGTGTTGGCCCACGTCCTCTCTGAGAGCGAGTTCGAGGCCGAATCCGAGGAGTACCACGAAGCGATCGAACGGGTCGGCACCGACATCGAAGAGCGCGATCTCTCCCCACAAACGCTCGCCCGCGAGAAAGAGACGATCGCATCGATGGTCGACCGCCTCGAGGATGCCGGTTTCAAGGTCGAGATTCGCGCTGCGGTCGGTGACCGATCGAATGAGATCGTCAAGATGGCCGAGGATGTCGCTGCCGAGAACCTCATCATCAGCGGCCGCAAGCGATCGCCGACCGGTAAGGCAGTGTTCGGAAGCACCTCACAGGAAATTCTGCTCACGGCGCCCTGTCCGGTAACCTACGTCCGCGCCGAGGACGACTAA
- a CDS encoding succinylglutamate desuccinylase/aspartoacylase family protein produces the protein MTTTLGTASADPGEIDTGRLEVGETRDGSPFGLPVAVVNGAKSGKTLYLQAVSDGDELNGVGVLSRVLPRIDPAVLSGTLLIVGIVNYPAFQVAEHRNPLDDTKMNRAYPGNESGTSSERIAHATFEAASRADLILDLHQGSTSRMIDEVRVRCGRRHRMHEACLELAKAFGCGYILDQKGPDGQLARAAPDDGIPTVDPELGGCVGWDESSIQTGVDGVFNVLRHYDFLSDQSEVTAQTRAAGFEQYGAPAGGLVSFGPELGDRVEAGETLFEVTTVFGEPKATVTADSDGIFWRTRRLPQVATGEYVCSVGTDVDTY, from the coding sequence ATGACGACCACGCTCGGTACGGCGAGCGCGGACCCCGGTGAGATCGATACGGGCCGACTCGAGGTGGGAGAAACCCGAGATGGGAGCCCGTTCGGGCTCCCGGTCGCCGTGGTCAACGGCGCCAAATCCGGGAAGACGCTCTATCTGCAGGCGGTAAGCGACGGCGACGAGCTAAACGGGGTCGGCGTCCTGAGCCGGGTGCTCCCCCGAATCGATCCGGCAGTCCTCTCGGGGACGTTGCTGATCGTCGGCATCGTCAACTATCCGGCGTTCCAGGTCGCCGAGCACCGTAACCCGTTAGACGACACCAAGATGAATCGCGCCTATCCAGGCAACGAGTCGGGGACGTCGAGCGAGCGCATCGCTCACGCCACGTTCGAGGCGGCGAGTCGGGCCGACCTCATCCTCGATCTCCACCAGGGATCGACTAGCCGGATGATCGACGAGGTCCGGGTACGCTGTGGTCGACGCCACCGGATGCACGAGGCGTGTCTCGAACTCGCGAAGGCGTTTGGCTGTGGCTATATTCTGGATCAGAAGGGGCCCGACGGCCAACTGGCTCGCGCCGCACCGGACGACGGTATTCCGACGGTCGACCCCGAACTCGGCGGCTGTGTCGGCTGGGACGAATCGAGCATCCAGACCGGCGTCGACGGCGTGTTCAACGTCCTCCGGCACTACGACTTCTTGTCCGACCAGTCGGAGGTAACGGCCCAGACCCGCGCGGCCGGCTTCGAGCAGTACGGCGCCCCGGCTGGCGGACTGGTCTCGTTCGGTCCGGAGCTGGGCGACCGGGTCGAAGCTGGTGAGACGCTGTTCGAGGTGACGACGGTCTTCGGCGAGCCGAAGGCGACCGTGACCGCCGATAGCGACGGAATCTTCTGGCGCACCCGCCGGCTTCCACAGGTCGCGACGGGCGAATACGTCTGCTCGGTCGGCACCGACGTCGACACCTACTGA